In one window of Alphaproteobacteria bacterium DNA:
- a CDS encoding DUF2497 domain-containing protein: protein MSPADGQQEPSMEEILASIRRIISEDGDGDQAPAPQAVPEPVEDEIEERDALEPDPEPEPDVVLEAMDEEPDDEVLELTDLVDDDGTVVDLAQPAAREPAPMAELLPEDAGMPAAGDDDGNILSDHAAAMAAGSLAALTTAAGRKIADQLGASDIGGLTVEELVRQLLRPMLRDWLDQNLPPMVERLVRREIERLAQQVRR, encoded by the coding sequence ATGAGCCCAGCTGACGGCCAGCAAGAACCTTCGATGGAGGAGATCCTCGCCTCCATCCGGCGTATCATCTCGGAGGACGGAGACGGCGACCAGGCACCGGCGCCGCAGGCCGTGCCGGAGCCTGTCGAGGACGAAATCGAGGAGCGGGACGCCCTGGAGCCGGATCCCGAGCCGGAGCCGGACGTCGTCCTCGAGGCCATGGACGAGGAGCCGGACGACGAGGTCCTTGAGCTGACCGACCTTGTCGACGACGACGGCACGGTGGTCGACCTGGCGCAGCCGGCGGCGCGCGAGCCGGCGCCGATGGCCGAGCTGCTGCCCGAGGATGCCGGCATGCCCGCGGCCGGTGACGACGACGGCAACATCCTTTCCGACCACGCCGCAGCGATGGCGGCAGGCTCGCTGGCGGCGCTGACGACGGCCGCCGGGCGCAAGATCGCCGACCAGCTCGGCGCATCGGACATTGGCGGGCTGACGGTGGAGGAACTCGTCCGCCAGTTGCTGCGACCGATGCTGCGCGACTGGCTGGACCAGAACCTGCCGCCGATGGTCGAGCGCCTGGTCCGCCGCGAGATCGAACGGCTCGCGCAGCAGGTACGGCGCTAG
- a CDS encoding valine--tRNA ligase, whose translation MLEKTFTPAEIEARHYAREEESGAFACGRAGAGDPFTIVIPPPNVTGSLHMGHALNNTLQDVLVRWRRMQGRDVLWQPGTDHAGIATQMVVERQLAASGSNEDRRSLGREAFIERVWAWKAESGGLIINQLRRLGASCDWSRERFTMDEGLSRAVLKVFVQLYREGLIYKDKRLVNWDPKLETAISDLEVEQVETKGHMWHFRYPVEGEAGVSLVVATTRPETMLGDTGVAVHPEDPRYRHLIGKHCILPLVGRRIPIVGDDYADPETGTGAVKMTPAHDFNDFEVGKRHGLEMINIFDVRARLNDAVPEKYRGMDRYEARKAVVADIEALGLLDRIEDHVHTVPYGDRGGVPIEPYLTEQWYVDAATLARPAIAAVEAGRTRFVPEQWTKTYYEWMHNIQPWCVSRQLWWGHRIPAWYGPDGTVFVAETEGEAQAAADAHYGAPTTLERDPDVLDTWFSSALWPFSTLGWPDETPELQRYYQTDVLVTGFDIIFFWVARMMMMGLHFMRKEPFHTVYIHALVRDEKGAKMSKSKGNIIDPLELIDEFGADALRFTLAAMAAQGRDIRLSTARVAGYRNFATKLWNAARFTEMNGCAPDPAFVPAGVGLAVNKWIVGETMRCIGAVDRALEEFKFDQAAGAVYHFVWHSFCDWYLEFTKPILQGGDADPRDVAETRATTAWALGRILHLLHPFMPFVTEELWQQLGPADGGLLVTAPWPDADLGLVDETAAGTLNWVVDLVSAIRTVRAELNVPPSAELNAHLYGADAAVAARLAENEALIRRVARLSAVTAHAGAAGDGDTRAAAQTVVGAVTVVLPLGDVIDLDQERGRLRKDLSRFDDEIAKIAKKLDNPQFLARAPEDVVAEQRTRQADAQEQRARLAAALGRLGG comes from the coding sequence ATGCTCGAAAAGACTTTCACGCCCGCCGAGATCGAAGCGCGCCACTATGCGCGCGAGGAGGAATCCGGCGCATTCGCCTGCGGCCGCGCGGGCGCCGGCGATCCGTTCACCATCGTCATCCCGCCGCCGAACGTGACCGGTTCGCTGCACATGGGCCATGCGCTCAACAACACGCTGCAGGACGTGCTGGTGCGCTGGCGGCGCATGCAGGGCCGCGACGTGCTGTGGCAGCCGGGCACCGACCATGCCGGTATCGCCACCCAGATGGTGGTCGAGCGCCAACTGGCGGCGAGCGGCTCGAACGAGGACCGCCGCTCGCTCGGGCGCGAGGCGTTCATCGAGCGCGTCTGGGCCTGGAAGGCGGAGTCCGGCGGTCTGATCATCAACCAGCTGCGGCGGCTCGGCGCATCGTGCGACTGGTCGCGCGAGCGCTTCACCATGGACGAGGGCCTGAGCCGGGCGGTGCTCAAGGTGTTCGTGCAGCTGTACCGCGAGGGCCTGATCTACAAGGACAAGCGGCTGGTCAACTGGGACCCGAAGCTGGAGACCGCGATCTCGGACCTCGAGGTCGAGCAGGTCGAGACCAAGGGGCACATGTGGCACTTCCGCTATCCGGTCGAGGGCGAGGCGGGTGTCTCGCTCGTCGTCGCGACCACGCGTCCGGAGACGATGCTGGGTGACACCGGCGTCGCCGTGCATCCCGAGGACCCGCGCTATAGGCACCTGATCGGCAAGCACTGCATCCTGCCGCTGGTCGGCCGTCGGATTCCGATCGTCGGCGACGACTATGCCGACCCGGAGACCGGGACCGGCGCGGTCAAGATGACGCCTGCGCACGACTTCAACGACTTCGAGGTCGGCAAGCGCCACGGGCTGGAGATGATCAACATCTTCGACGTTCGCGCCCGGCTGAACGACGCCGTGCCCGAGAAGTATCGCGGCATGGACCGCTATGAGGCGCGCAAGGCGGTCGTGGCCGACATCGAGGCGCTGGGGCTGCTCGACCGCATCGAGGATCACGTCCACACCGTGCCCTATGGCGACCGCGGCGGCGTGCCGATCGAGCCCTATCTGACCGAGCAGTGGTATGTCGACGCGGCAACGCTGGCCCGGCCGGCGATCGCGGCGGTCGAGGCGGGGCGCACCCGTTTCGTGCCGGAGCAGTGGACCAAGACCTATTACGAGTGGATGCACAACATCCAGCCCTGGTGCGTGTCGCGCCAGCTATGGTGGGGCCACCGCATTCCTGCCTGGTACGGCCCCGACGGCACCGTGTTCGTCGCCGAGACCGAGGGCGAGGCCCAGGCCGCGGCCGACGCTCACTACGGCGCGCCGACAACGCTGGAACGCGACCCCGACGTGCTCGACACCTGGTTCTCGTCGGCGCTGTGGCCGTTCTCGACGCTCGGCTGGCCCGACGAGACGCCGGAACTGCAGCGCTACTACCAGACCGACGTGCTGGTCACAGGATTCGACATCATCTTCTTCTGGGTCGCCCGGATGATGATGATGGGCCTGCATTTCATGCGGAAGGAGCCGTTCCACACCGTCTACATCCACGCCCTGGTCCGCGACGAGAAGGGCGCGAAGATGTCGAAGTCGAAGGGCAACATCATCGATCCGCTGGAGCTGATCGACGAGTTCGGCGCCGACGCGTTGCGCTTCACGCTGGCGGCGATGGCGGCGCAGGGCCGCGACATCCGGCTGTCGACCGCACGCGTGGCCGGCTATCGCAACTTCGCGACCAAGCTGTGGAACGCGGCACGCTTCACCGAGATGAACGGCTGTGCGCCGGACCCGGCGTTCGTGCCGGCCGGCGTGGGCCTGGCGGTCAACAAGTGGATCGTCGGCGAGACTATGCGCTGCATCGGCGCGGTGGACCGGGCGCTGGAGGAGTTCAAGTTCGACCAGGCCGCCGGTGCCGTCTACCACTTCGTGTGGCACAGCTTCTGCGACTGGTATCTGGAATTCACCAAGCCGATCCTGCAAGGCGGCGACGCCGATCCGCGCGACGTGGCGGAGACCCGGGCGACCACGGCCTGGGCGCTGGGCCGCATCCTGCACCTGCTGCACCCGTTCATGCCGTTCGTCACCGAGGAACTTTGGCAGCAGCTGGGCCCGGCCGACGGCGGGTTGCTGGTCACGGCGCCATGGCCCGATGCCGACCTCGGCCTGGTCGACGAGACCGCCGCCGGCACGCTCAACTGGGTGGTCGACCTTGTTTCGGCCATCCGCACGGTGCGGGCCGAACTGAACGTCCCGCCGTCGGCCGAGCTCAACGCGCACCTGTACGGTGCCGACGCGGCCGTCGCCGCCCGGCTGGCCGAGAACGAGGCGCTGATCCGGCGGGTCGCGCGGCTGTCGGCCGTCACGGCCCACGCCGGCGCGGCCGGCGATGGCGACACCCGTGCGGCGGCGCAGACGGTGGTCGGTGCGGTCACCGTGGTGCTGCCGCTGGGCGACGTCATCGACCTGGACCAGGAGCGTGGTCGGCTGCGCAAGGATCTGTCCCGTTTCGACGACGAGATCGCCAAGATCGCCAAGAAGCTCGACAACCCGCAGTTCCTCGCGCGCGCCCCCGAGGACGTGGTGGCCGAGCAGCGCACCCGGCAGGCCGACGCCCAGGAGCAGCGCGCGCGCCTCGCGGCGGCGCTCGGCCGGCTCGGCGGCTGA